The Mesoterricola silvestris sequence CCTGGTGCGCGCCGGCAGGCTCGTGGCCATGGCCCACATCACGGGCGGGGGCCTCACGGACAACCTTCCCCGGGTCCTCCCCTCCCACCTGGACGCGGCCATCGACACCGGCAGCTGGGAGATCCCGGCCCTCTTCCGGTTCCTCATGGACCGCGCGGGCCTGCCCCTGGACGATGCCCGCCGCTCCTTCAACCTGGGGGTGGGCATGGTGCTCGTCGTCCCCGCGGCCGGGGCCGCGTCGGTGCTGAAGGACCTGGCCGCGGCCGGCGAGGATCCCTGGGTGCTGGGCGAACTGGCGCGGGGAACCGGGAAGGTGACCTATCGCTGAGCCCTCCTCCAAGGCCCGGGTCGATTCCCTGGACATCTTCCGGGGCCTGATGGCCTTCGCCGTGGCCATCTACCACTTCGCCAACTGGTACCCCGTGTTCCCCGCGGGCCAGTTCGCCGCCTACACCACCAAGAAGGTGGGGGCCTACGGCGTGGAAGGCTTCTTCATCATCAGCGGGTTCTGCTTCTTCTACCTGTACGGGGCGGAGACCCTGACGCGGCGGGGGTTGAGGGACTTCCACATCAAGCGCTTCCTGCGCATCGCGCCGCTGTACTACCTGGCCGTGGGCGCCAACCTCGTCTTCGGCCTCAACGCGGGGCCGCAGCACACCCTGCGCATGGTGGCGGAGAACGGCAGCTTCCTCTTCGGATTCATCCACCCCAATCATTCCCTGGTGACCGGGGGCTGGTCCATCGGGCTCGAGTACGTCTTCTACCTGGCCTTCCCGCTCCTGGCCTGGGCCGCGGCGCGGTGGAAGCCCTTCCTGGCCCTGGCGACCCTGGCCCTCCTGGCGCTCTCGGCGCCCTGGTCCTTCACGTACGTGCCCCAGGCCTCCTGGGCCGGGGACATGAAGTTCCACACCTACGTCCACGTGGCCAACCACGCGTTCCTCTTCCTCCTGGGCGGCGTGGTGGCCCAGGCCCGGCTGGCCTGGAGGGGCCGGCTATCCACCCCGGTCTTCCTGGGGCTGTGCCTGGCCCTGGCCCTGGCCTTCACCCTGAGGTACCGCAACTTCTACGACGACTTCGTGATCATGGTGGGCTGGCCCCGCTACTACTTCTGCGCGGTGTGCTTCGCCGCCGTGGCCGTGTTCGCGTTCTACGATTTCCCCGATTCGTGGGTGAAGACCACCGGGAAGTTCCTGGGCGAGGTGAGCTACTCGGTGTACCTCCTCCACCCCCTGGTGCAGGAGGCCCTCCTCCACGCCGCCCCCGGAGGGCTGGGCCCCTGGACGGGCTTCTTCCTGGGCCTGGCCCTCACCCTCGGCCTCTCGGCCCTCACCTACCGTTTCATCGAAAAGCCCATGATGGGCCAAGCCCGCAGGCTCTGCCGGGCCTGAAATCCGGGCCAACGCATGGTGGGCGTTATGTTTAATGTCAATCCTTGAAACCATTTCCTTTTGCTTTTCCCAGCGCCCCAGCGAGCCCTCAGCGCCCCAGCGTTTAATCTTTTCCTTGGGTTTCCGGCGCGATTGTCCTAGTCGCGCCGAGGGAACCCAGAAAAAGAATAAACGCTGGGACGCTGAGGGCTCGCTGGGGCGCTGGGAAAAGAATGAACTGCTCTTTTGTTCAATTCCGGCTTACCGCACGACCAGGTCCACGATCAGCGCCAGCAGGATCCCCACCAGCGCCGCCAGGCCCCAGGCCCTTCGCCGGATCTGAGTCATGGGAACCGAGGGAATCATGTTCGGCTACTTGCCGTAGAACCTGATCAGTTCCCCCTTGATCAGCTCCCGTTCCTCCTCCGTGAACTGGACCAGGTTGAAGACGTCGATCATGGTGAGGCATTCCACGGCCAGGGTGACGATGGCGGTCCTGGCGAACCCGCCGGCGTCGCGGTTCCGGCGGCATCCCTCCAGGCGCCGGGCGAAGATCGCCCGCCAGGGATCCAGGAAGGGGGTGTCCTTGCGGAAGTCCGAACCGTAGAGCCGGATCATCCCCCGGGCCAGGTCCGCGGTGGCCTCCCGGCTGGCGGGCTCGAAGCCGGTGTCCACGTAGGCCCGCGTCTCCTCGGGCGTCCCGATCTCCGCGGATTGGCTCGCGTTCCGGGTGAGGGTGTCGTACTGGTGGATGATCTCCGCCACCACCCCCTCGATGAGGGCGTCCTTGGTGGGGAAGTGATGCATCAGGCCGCCCTTGCTGACGCCCGAGCGCTTGACCACGGCGTCGAGGGTGAGGATGCCCTCCCCCTCCCGGAGGATCCCGATCGCCGCCTGGAGGATGAGGTCCCGGGTTCCGGTGCTCTTTGCATTCAAGGGAGGCCTCCTGGCTACAGACCGTCTAGTCGGTCTTGGTCAACATACCGCCCGGTTCATCCCGGGTCAAGGGACTTACCGGTTCCATTCAGGGCTTCCCGGCCGCGGACTTGTCGGGGTAGGGCGGCACCTCGGGCACCTTCCAGGGGGAGGTGCGGATCCGCTCCTCCAGGTGGGCGACGGCGGCCTCCAGCTGGGCGTCCTTGCCCAGGAAGGTCGCGTGGGGCAGGTTCTCCACCACGATGTCCGGATCGACGCCGTGGCCTTCGATGAGCCAGGCGCCCTCGGGCCCGTAGACCCCGGTCTCCGCGGCGGTGGCGAGGCCGCCGTCGGCGAGGAAATTGTTGCCTTCGAGCCAGATCTCCCCGCCCCAGCTCCGGACCCCCAGGACCTTGCCCAGCCCCAGGCGCCGGAAGCCTTCGCAGAGGACCTCGCCGTCGGACATGGTCCAGGCGTCGCACAGGACCACCAGGTGCCCGCGGAAGGTCTCCGGCATGTTCGGATGGGGGCGGCCGGCGGCGGGCTTCCAGTAGAACCAGGCCCTGCGCAGGAGCTTCTCCAGGATCCAGCTGTCGATGTTGCCGCCCAGGTTGTGGCGGAGGTCCAGCACGAGGCCCTGCCGGTCGGAGACGGGGTAGAAGTCCTCGTACCAGCGGGCGATGTCGGAGGGTCCCATGGCCCGCAGGTGGACGTAGCCGATGCGCCCCCCGCCGAGGGTCTCGACCTTCCTGCGGCATCCGAGCTCCCATTGGGCGTACCGCAGGTCCGCGTCGGCCTGGGGGGTCATGGGGCGCACCAGGACCTCCCATTCCCGCCCCTTCCGGGCCACCCGCAGGAGGACGGGCTTGCCGGCCTTGTCCCGGAGGAGGCCGCCCGGATGCGGGAGCCCGTCCAGCGGCGCCCCGTCGATGGCCAGGAGCACGTCGCCCACCTGGAGCTCCACCCCGGGTTTCGCCACGGGGGCGAGGCTCTCGGGCAGATCGGGGTCCCCCTCGTGGATCCGTTCGATGCGCCAGCCCCCGGGGACCGGGGAGCCTTCGCAGCCCAGGCTCGCGGGCAGCACGTGGTCGGGGCCGGAGCGGAAATCGCCGCCCTTGACGAACATGTGGAGCGCCGAAAGCTCCCCGATCATCTGGCCCAGCACGTCGGACAGCTCCTCGCGGTCCGTCACGCGGTCCACCAGGGGCAGGTACTTGTCCCGCACCGCGGGCCAGTCCACCTTGTGCATGCCGCGGTCGTAGAAGTAGTCCCGCTCCATGCGCCACGCGTCGAGGTACATCGCCCGCCATTCCCGGGCCGGATCCAGGGGGAAGGTCCAGTCGCGCAGGTCCACCGCGGCCTTGGCGGGATCGGCGGGGCCCTTGGGGCCGGGCTCGAAGACCAGCAGGTCCCTGCCCCTGCGCACCAGCAGCTTGCGGGTGAGGTCGTAGCTGGCCACCTCCTCCAGGACGGTGTCGGGCCGGGCCGCGGGCGCGGTCTCCAGGGTCTGGAGGGCGCCCTTGCCGGAGTTCCCCGCCTCCTCGGCGATCCAGAAGAGGCGCTTGCCGCCGGCCGCCAGGTCCCGGTAGTTGCCGGGCTCCACGGGAACCTGGACCAGGCGTTCCCGGATGCCGTCCAGGTCCACCGCCGGGGCCCCGGCCGGGGTTTCCGGCGCGGGGTGGAGCTCGTCGGCGGGGAGGAAGGGGCTCCGCAGGCCCTTGCGGAGGGGCAGGGCGTAGATGCGGGTCTGGCGGTCGAAGAAGGGCTCCGGGTTCCGGAGGCCCCAGGGGGTCGGCACGAGGCTCCTGAAGGCGCGCGACGACAGGAAGTAGAGCCAGGATCCGTCGGGGCTCCAGGCCGGGCTCCAGCTGTCGTAGCGGTCGGAGGTCAGGGTCGTGACGGCGCCCGTGGCCAGGCGGAGAAGGCGGATGACGGGAAAGCGGTTGGCCCCCTCCTGCACGAAGGCCAGCCATGCGCCGTCCGGGGACCAGCGCAGGTCCGTGATCCGGCCCCATTCGGACCGGGCCGCCTCCCTGTCGATCCCCGTGGCGGGATCGAGGATCGAAAGCCGGTTGTCCTTGTCGGTGTGGGCGATGCGGGCGCCGTCGGGGGAAGGGACGCCCTCCCAGCGCAGGACCGTCCCGTTCCTGGAGATCCGCTCGGATGGGCCGGTGCCGTTGGCGGGGAGGTTCCAGAATTCCACCTCTCCCGACGCGTCGGCGAGGGCCAGGAGGCGCTTCCCGTCGGGCATGAACAGGGCGTCCCGCACCCGGGCGCCGGCGAGGTCCCGGGAGGCCTCCACGATCCGGCCCTTCTCGGCGGGGAGGACGAAGGCCCTTCCCCGGGCGGTCACGGCGATCCGGGTGCCGTCGGGGGAGAGGCGGACCCGGGTGGCGTACTCCAGCGGGTTGCGGATCCACCGCTCCCGGAGGTGGTCGAAATCGGATTCCAGGCGCACCGGGACGGGGCTGTCGGTGCCCTTGGCGATATCGAAGATGCGCAGGTCCGCCCCCAGCTGGTAGGCGATGCGGCCTCCGGAAAGGGAGGCCCCGCGGATGTCCCAGCCCCTGTGGAAGGTGTGCTGCCGGAGGTCGCGGCCGGCCCCGTCCATGGACCAGAGGTTCTGGGTGCCGTCGCGGTCGCTGATGAAGTGGATGCGGCCCTCCCAGACCATGGGGTTGCGGCTGGTGCCGGGGTGGTCCGAGGTCAGGGGGCGGGCCTCGGCGTCCCCCGGGGCGAAGGCCCAGAGGTTCTGGACGGTGCCGCCCCGGTAGTTCTTCGTGAAGCTCCT is a genomic window containing:
- a CDS encoding acyltransferase family protein, whose translation is MFRGLMAFAVAIYHFANWYPVFPAGQFAAYTTKKVGAYGVEGFFIISGFCFFYLYGAETLTRRGLRDFHIKRFLRIAPLYYLAVGANLVFGLNAGPQHTLRMVAENGSFLFGFIHPNHSLVTGGWSIGLEYVFYLAFPLLAWAAARWKPFLALATLALLALSAPWSFTYVPQASWAGDMKFHTYVHVANHAFLFLLGGVVAQARLAWRGRLSTPVFLGLCLALALAFTLRYRNFYDDFVIMVGWPRYYFCAVCFAAVAVFAFYDFPDSWVKTTGKFLGEVSYSVYLLHPLVQEALLHAAPGGLGPWTGFFLGLALTLGLSALTYRFIEKPMMGQARRLCRA
- a CDS encoding TetR/AcrR family transcriptional regulator, producing MNAKSTGTRDLILQAAIGILREGEGILTLDAVVKRSGVSKGGLMHHFPTKDALIEGVVAEIIHQYDTLTRNASQSAEIGTPEETRAYVDTGFEPASREATADLARGMIRLYGSDFRKDTPFLDPWRAIFARRLEGCRRNRDAGGFARTAIVTLAVECLTMIDVFNLVQFTEEERELIKGELIRFYGK
- a CDS encoding S41 family peptidase, with the protein product MGNPFLLTLAAGGALLAGSPGGYFRQPALHGSTLVFVAEGDLWRVDASGGTAQRVTAHPGSEDHPAISPDGRWLAFNGAYEGPSEVYTMPLGGGLPVRRTFEGGGATVAGWTPQGHLLIATRSRSTLPETQLLDLDPATGTTRPIPLAQASEGAWNSGCLVFTRYAAQRSFTKNYRGGTVQNLWAFAPGDAEARPLTSDHPGTSRNPMVWEGRIHFISDRDGTQNLWSMDGAGRDLRQHTFHRGWDIRGASLSGGRIAYQLGADLRIFDIAKGTDSPVPVRLESDFDHLRERWIRNPLEYATRVRLSPDGTRIAVTARGRAFVLPAEKGRIVEASRDLAGARVRDALFMPDGKRLLALADASGEVEFWNLPANGTGPSERISRNGTVLRWEGVPSPDGARIAHTDKDNRLSILDPATGIDREAARSEWGRITDLRWSPDGAWLAFVQEGANRFPVIRLLRLATGAVTTLTSDRYDSWSPAWSPDGSWLYFLSSRAFRSLVPTPWGLRNPEPFFDRQTRIYALPLRKGLRSPFLPADELHPAPETPAGAPAVDLDGIRERLVQVPVEPGNYRDLAAGGKRLFWIAEEAGNSGKGALQTLETAPAARPDTVLEEVASYDLTRKLLVRRGRDLLVFEPGPKGPADPAKAAVDLRDWTFPLDPAREWRAMYLDAWRMERDYFYDRGMHKVDWPAVRDKYLPLVDRVTDREELSDVLGQMIGELSALHMFVKGGDFRSGPDHVLPASLGCEGSPVPGGWRIERIHEGDPDLPESLAPVAKPGVELQVGDVLLAIDGAPLDGLPHPGGLLRDKAGKPVLLRVARKGREWEVLVRPMTPQADADLRYAQWELGCRRKVETLGGGRIGYVHLRAMGPSDIARWYEDFYPVSDRQGLVLDLRHNLGGNIDSWILEKLLRRAWFYWKPAAGRPHPNMPETFRGHLVVLCDAWTMSDGEVLCEGFRRLGLGKVLGVRSWGGEIWLEGNNFLADGGLATAAETGVYGPEGAWLIEGHGVDPDIVVENLPHATFLGKDAQLEAAVAHLEERIRTSPWKVPEVPPYPDKSAAGKP